In Corynebacterium guangdongense, one DNA window encodes the following:
- a CDS encoding ABC transporter substrate-binding protein, translating into MSIRRLITLGAATASLAASLAACSAGSTATQLGRPDGGDGDRLVVGTVGPPASLDFTTTGGAAIPQALMGNVYETLVRIDADGEVVPHLATSWEVSPDGLVHTFHLREGVTFTNGDAFTAHTAAWSIEQVRTAWTNGLKSRMAPVAATRVLDDHTLEVTLSTPSNRWLWSMGTTTGAMMTPAGVDKRASEPIGTGPYVLDHFAVGESISFAPNPDYWGGAVQEGAAIRYFSDAIGSVNALRSGDVDVVWSLQAPELLDTLPEEYSVQVGTTNGEVVLSMNNDAAPFDDPRVRRAVAHGIDREAINRVVWEGLATDTGGAPVPPSDPWFTGRDYYPFDPGKARALLAEAGYSPDNRPRVELTVPSLPYAESAAELLYSQLRDLGFDVTLTTAEFPAVWLADVMGAKDYQMSLISHVEPRDVPALFGDPDYYLGFDDARVREELRLADVTPGPAAQRSHMIAAVDGIMADAGALTLVNAPNIVLTAPGVTGVDADIVVDSLPLAPIRKED; encoded by the coding sequence ATGTCCATACGAAGGCTGATCACCCTGGGGGCGGCGACGGCGAGCCTGGCGGCCTCCCTGGCGGCGTGTTCCGCGGGGTCGACGGCCACGCAGCTGGGCCGTCCCGACGGCGGGGACGGCGACCGTCTGGTCGTCGGCACCGTCGGCCCGCCGGCCTCCCTCGACTTCACCACCACGGGCGGCGCGGCCATCCCGCAGGCGCTGATGGGCAACGTCTACGAGACGCTCGTGCGCATCGACGCCGACGGCGAGGTGGTCCCCCACCTGGCCACCTCCTGGGAAGTCTCCCCCGACGGCCTGGTCCACACATTCCACCTGCGGGAGGGGGTGACCTTCACCAACGGCGACGCCTTCACCGCGCACACGGCCGCCTGGTCCATCGAGCAGGTGCGCACCGCCTGGACCAACGGGCTGAAGTCCCGGATGGCCCCGGTCGCCGCCACCCGGGTCCTCGACGACCACACCCTCGAGGTCACCCTGTCGACCCCCTCCAACCGGTGGCTGTGGTCGATGGGCACGACGACGGGGGCGATGATGACGCCCGCGGGCGTCGACAAGCGGGCGAGCGAACCGATCGGGACCGGGCCGTATGTCCTCGACCACTTCGCCGTGGGCGAGTCCATCTCCTTCGCGCCGAACCCGGACTACTGGGGCGGGGCCGTGCAGGAGGGCGCCGCCATCCGCTACTTCTCCGACGCGATCGGCTCCGTCAACGCCCTGCGCTCCGGCGACGTCGACGTCGTCTGGTCGCTGCAGGCGCCCGAACTGCTCGACACCCTGCCCGAGGAGTACTCCGTCCAGGTCGGCACCACCAACGGCGAGGTCGTGCTGAGCATGAACAACGACGCCGCCCCCTTCGACGATCCGCGGGTGCGCCGGGCCGTGGCCCACGGAATCGACCGGGAGGCGATCAACCGGGTCGTCTGGGAGGGGCTGGCCACCGACACCGGCGGCGCGCCCGTCCCGCCCAGCGACCCCTGGTTCACCGGGCGCGACTACTACCCCTTCGACCCGGGGAAGGCCCGGGCCCTGCTCGCCGAGGCCGGCTACTCCCCCGACAACCGCCCCCGCGTGGAACTGACCGTCCCCTCCCTGCCCTACGCCGAGAGCGCCGCCGAGCTGCTCTACTCCCAGCTGCGCGACCTCGGCTTCGACGTCACGCTCACGACCGCGGAGTTCCCGGCCGTCTGGCTCGCCGACGTGATGGGCGCGAAGGACTACCAGATGTCGCTGATCTCCCACGTGGAGCCGCGCGACGTCCCGGCCCTGTTCGGCGACCCCGACTACTACCTCGGCTTCGACGACGCCCGGGTCCGCGAGGAGCTCCGGCTCGCCGACGTCACCCCGGGACCGGCCGCGCAGCGCAGCCACATGATCGCCGCCGTCGATGGCATCATGGCGGACGCTGGGGCGCTGACCCTGGTCAACGCCCCCAACATCGTGCTCACCGCGCCGGGGGTCACCGGCGTCGACGCGGACATCGTCGTCGACTCGCTGCCCCTGGCCCCCATCAGGAAGGAGGACTAG
- a CDS encoding LLM class flavin-dependent oxidoreductase, with protein sequence MASRTPLSVIDFCTIYPGETAGESMSRSVELARTAEELGYSRIWYSEHHNMATIASSAPAVLIAHIAAKTERIRLGAGGVMLPNHSPYVIAEQFGTLAELYPDRIDLGLGRAPGTDMNTLGRALRRDPNAAERFPEDIMELHGYLTGDSRVAGVQAVPGAGTNVPLYVLGSSMFGASLAAKLGLPYSFASHFAPTHLQQATTYYRENFEPSEVLSEPYVIAAVNVTAADTREEAEEQTRIVHRNRVRTMLNRQGHHLSDAQVDQVVDSPTGRQIIDMLKFTGVGTGEDAAEYLEKFTALATADELMVSFQAPGSQEAVHGMRLLGRAWGLDPADTAGAPGDWGL encoded by the coding sequence ATGGCATCCCGCACACCGCTCTCCGTGATCGATTTCTGCACCATCTACCCGGGCGAGACCGCCGGCGAGTCCATGTCACGCTCCGTCGAACTCGCCCGGACCGCGGAGGAGCTCGGCTATTCCCGCATCTGGTACTCCGAGCACCACAACATGGCGACGATCGCCTCCTCCGCCCCGGCCGTGCTCATCGCGCACATCGCGGCGAAGACCGAGAGGATCCGCCTCGGCGCCGGCGGCGTCATGCTGCCCAACCACTCCCCCTACGTCATCGCCGAGCAGTTCGGCACCCTGGCCGAGCTCTATCCGGACCGCATCGACCTGGGCCTCGGGCGCGCGCCCGGCACCGACATGAACACTCTGGGCCGCGCCCTGCGTCGCGACCCGAACGCCGCCGAACGCTTCCCCGAGGACATCATGGAACTGCACGGCTACTTGACCGGCGACTCCCGCGTCGCCGGGGTCCAGGCCGTCCCGGGGGCGGGCACCAATGTCCCGCTCTACGTGCTGGGTTCCTCGATGTTCGGGGCGAGCCTGGCCGCAAAGCTGGGGCTGCCCTACTCCTTCGCCTCGCACTTCGCCCCGACGCACCTGCAGCAGGCGACGACCTACTACCGCGAGAACTTCGAGCCCTCCGAGGTGCTGTCGGAACCCTACGTCATCGCCGCGGTCAACGTCACCGCCGCCGACACCCGCGAGGAGGCCGAGGAGCAGACCAGGATCGTCCACCGCAACCGGGTGCGCACGATGCTCAACCGCCAGGGCCACCACCTCAGCGACGCGCAGGTGGACCAGGTCGTCGACTCCCCGACGGGCAGGCAGATCATCGACATGCTCAAGTTCACCGGCGTCGGCACCGGCGAGGACGCCGCCGAATACCTCGAGAAGTTCACGGCGCTGGCCACAGCCGACGAGCTGATGGTGTCCTTCCAGGCGCCGGGCAGTCAGGAGGCCGTCCACGGCATGCGACTGCTGGGCAGGGCGTGGGGGCTGGACCCGGCGGACACGGCCGGCGCGCCCGGCGACTGGGGCCTCTGA
- a CDS encoding GntR family transcriptional regulator: MPPRQRYTEIAAHLRQQIRDGALAPGDELPSEAELCRQFDAARGTVRQAVAVLRQEGIVSSGQGRRTRVLDTVPTQPFDDNISFTQWCLASGVEPGQVTQWVTKRKADPHLALLLDQPDDALIVSVLRLRTMNSEPAMVERLNYAPEFGAHVLTFDTDSGSIYQHLRDNGVQIDSATRIIDALPANQTDADLLGVEVGTPLLRVRRRAFTPDGTPIEASDDRYLYDKASITTTSTRTSPSNTSLVTVDSVSF, encoded by the coding sequence ATGCCGCCGCGTCAGCGCTACACAGAGATCGCCGCCCATCTGCGCCAGCAGATCAGGGACGGTGCGCTGGCCCCCGGGGACGAGCTCCCCTCGGAGGCGGAGCTGTGCCGGCAGTTCGACGCCGCCCGCGGCACCGTCCGCCAGGCGGTCGCGGTCCTGCGGCAGGAGGGGATCGTCTCCTCCGGCCAGGGCCGGCGCACCCGGGTGCTGGACACGGTCCCCACCCAGCCGTTCGACGACAACATCTCCTTCACCCAGTGGTGCCTGGCCTCCGGCGTGGAACCGGGGCAGGTGACCCAGTGGGTGACGAAGCGGAAGGCGGATCCGCACCTCGCCCTCCTGCTCGATCAGCCCGACGACGCCCTCATCGTGTCCGTCCTCCGGCTCCGGACGATGAACTCGGAACCGGCCATGGTCGAGAGGCTCAACTACGCCCCCGAGTTCGGCGCGCACGTGCTCACGTTCGACACGGATTCCGGTTCGATCTACCAGCACCTCCGTGACAACGGGGTGCAGATCGACTCGGCCACCCGCATCATTGACGCGCTTCCCGCCAACCAGACGGACGCGGACCTGCTCGGGGTGGAGGTCGGCACACCCCTGCTGCGCGTCCGGCGCCGGGCCTTCACCCCGGACGGGACCCCCATCGAGGCCTCGGACGACCGCTACCTCTACGACAAGGCCAGCATCACCACGACCTCGACCCGGACCTCCCCCTCCAACACGAGTCTGGTGACGGTGGATTCCGTCTCCTTCTGA